The Pyrococcus kukulkanii genome contains a region encoding:
- a CDS encoding metallophosphoesterase family protein: MLIAHISDTHITNEVAFKSYAFDLIANEINTRPFDLVIHTGDVTNNGLREEYEHASYLIRKIEKPLIVVPGNHDARNVGYELFERYIGPLFGVHEFKDGVVIWVDSTIPDLSDGRIGGYKYKWLKAKLEEYSHKRIKIVAAHHHLVPLPDTGRERNVLFNAGDVLDLLLSHEVTLYMCGHKHVPNVYRVEDLVVDNAGCTSCRKTRKGDVNSYNIVKITKDGVKVTIRRVTGEEKEKEHKPIRPKIFIPKGKRLLRIVQVAESNVSDRRYFRRKVLENAIKAINERYKPDIVIHCGDVVEKGIERFYEMAMEFYDNVKAEKLIVPGHNDISYLGYDLFREYFGEPEVIEKGDFVFIPILSAQYETQIGVVGRIGQKILKGLLEDFREKFRVVVMHHNLVPVPRARELGYLEDAGNVLKIITDQETELTLTGHGGNAHAVKVEKTPIINAGSISWELHRDPFGNSFNLIDVYEDMVIAFEVQATWGSRKLLGMWKIKGEVPWL, from the coding sequence ATGCTCATAGCCCACATAAGCGACACCCACATAACGAATGAAGTTGCGTTCAAGTCCTATGCTTTCGACTTGATAGCGAACGAGATAAACACGAGGCCATTCGATCTCGTTATTCACACGGGCGACGTCACCAACAACGGGCTGAGGGAGGAGTACGAACACGCGAGCTACCTAATAAGGAAGATAGAGAAGCCCTTAATAGTCGTCCCAGGAAACCATGATGCCAGAAACGTTGGGTATGAGCTCTTTGAGAGGTACATTGGGCCCCTATTTGGCGTTCACGAGTTTAAAGATGGGGTTGTGATATGGGTAGACTCCACAATACCAGACCTAAGCGACGGGAGGATAGGAGGATACAAGTACAAGTGGCTCAAGGCAAAGCTCGAGGAGTACAGCCACAAGAGGATAAAGATAGTTGCAGCCCACCACCACCTAGTTCCCCTTCCCGATACCGGGAGGGAGAGGAACGTTCTGTTTAATGCTGGGGATGTCCTCGATCTCCTCTTAAGTCATGAAGTAACCTTGTACATGTGCGGCCACAAGCACGTCCCAAACGTATACCGAGTTGAGGATTTAGTCGTTGATAACGCGGGATGCACCTCATGCAGGAAGACGAGGAAGGGAGATGTTAACAGCTACAACATAGTAAAGATAACCAAGGACGGCGTTAAGGTCACGATAAGGAGAGTTACTGGGGAAGAAAAGGAAAAAGAGCACAAGCCAATAAGACCCAAGATATTCATCCCGAAGGGGAAGAGGCTTCTAAGGATAGTCCAAGTCGCGGAAAGCAATGTCTCGGACAGGAGGTACTTCAGGAGGAAAGTCCTTGAGAACGCAATTAAGGCGATAAACGAGAGGTACAAGCCGGATATAGTCATCCACTGCGGTGATGTTGTGGAAAAGGGAATTGAAAGATTCTACGAGATGGCAATGGAATTCTACGATAATGTTAAGGCGGAGAAGCTAATAGTTCCCGGGCATAACGACATAAGTTACCTAGGCTACGACCTCTTCAGGGAATACTTCGGTGAGCCCGAAGTAATTGAGAAGGGTGATTTCGTTTTCATTCCAATCCTCTCGGCCCAGTACGAGACCCAGATAGGAGTTGTTGGGAGAATAGGCCAGAAGATCCTCAAAGGCCTACTGGAGGACTTCAGGGAGAAGTTTAGGGTTGTAGTAATGCACCATAACCTAGTTCCGGTTCCAAGGGCGAGGGAACTCGGATATTTAGAGGACGCAGGAAACGTGCTCAAGATAATTACTGACCAAGAGACTGAATTAACGCTAACTGGACACGGGGGTAATGCTCATGCAGTTAAGGTCGAAAAAACCCCAATAATAAATGCCGGAAGCATAAGCTGGGAGCTCCATAGAGATCCCTTCGGAAACAGTTTCAACTTAATTGATGTATACGAGGACATGGTCATAGCTTTCGAGGTGCAGGCCACCTGGGGGAGTAGAAAGCTCCTAGGGATGTGGAAGATTAAAGGCGAGGTGCCTTGGCTATAG
- a CDS encoding CBS domain-containing protein has protein sequence MDMRAPVKVYMTKKLLGVKPDTTVQEASKMMMEFEVGSLVVIDDEGNVVGFFTKSDVLRRVIVPGLPYTTPVKEIMTKNLITVDANTPLGEVLKRMAEHRIKHILIEEEGKIVGIFTLSDLLEASRRRLETAISTE, from the coding sequence ATGGACATGAGGGCACCGGTAAAAGTGTACATGACCAAAAAGCTTCTCGGCGTTAAGCCCGATACAACGGTCCAAGAAGCATCAAAGATGATGATGGAGTTCGAGGTCGGTTCTCTAGTTGTCATAGATGACGAGGGCAACGTAGTGGGGTTCTTCACGAAGAGCGATGTCCTAAGGAGGGTTATAGTTCCTGGACTGCCCTATACAACCCCAGTAAAGGAGATAATGACTAAAAATCTCATCACGGTCGATGCAAACACTCCACTGGGAGAAGTCCTGAAGAGGATGGCAGAGCACAGGATAAAGCACATTCTCATAGAGGAGGAGGGCAAGATAGTAGGAATATTCACCCTGAGCGATCTTTTAGAGGCAAGCAGGAGAAGGCTGGAAACAGCAATTTCAACGGAGTGA